The genomic segment AGTTCTCGAAATGCAACTTCGAGGGTAGAATCAAGAAgctttcatttatttttttcagGGAAAGATTGTCTCTCGAGTAGAGGGACGAAAAAATAATGGATATGAAAGAACAGGTATTGGTTTGTTTCTGCACCTTCTTACATTCAACTTCTTCACTCATCCATTAATGTAAGAAGTTGCGCATTTCGATTGCAGATTAGAGACCTAAAGGTTAATCTTGAAACCCAAAGAAAACTTGAGAAGATGACTGAATCCGATGGTATTACAGGAGGGACTGTGCTGCCTGTAGAATCAACTCAATCATTTTCTGACAATTCAAGACGCCGTAAAAAAATTCACCGCCGCCGAAATTTAGTTTCATTGCATCTGTACAGTCTCAAGAGGAAATCATCTCAGGTTTATGAGCtactatatatgtatatatgccCGTGTATGCATAATTGCAATTGAAATTCTGTAATAGACATCATGCTTTATTGTAGGACGAAATGCATAAAGCGATTACAAACaaagttttatttgaaaataacaCGTAAAATAGAGAATCAGTCCAGAACTAGCCATCCAAGACCTTGACTTGTTCCAATCTGGCTTTCCCATCAAGTCTGTTGCTTTGTTGGGTTAATAGGTATTCCTTGTACTTCATGGGGACATACGCTGGCGCACGTCCTGAATCTGTTTGCACAAGTTTTGGACAAGGGGAAACCACCGTGTCCAGCGATGGACTGTTTGCAATGGCGATGGAAATCCTAGTCCTTCCATTGTTCACAACAGCTCGGTGCAACACGCTTTTGTATTTCCCGTTACTAAATATCTACGCCAAATAAAACAATCATATATCAGTAAAATGGCTATGTTGAGTTGTTGTACAGTTCAAAAAATGCCGACCAATTACCTCGAGATGATCAGCGACGTTGACCAAGATAGAGCCGGGGACGGCGTTGACACTAACCCATACTGCATCATGTTGAATCTGTAGTCCCCCAACTCCATTCTGTATCAGAATTGTGAAAAGCCCGTGGTCCGAATGTGGTGTCATGCCCAGTGCAAGTTCAGGTTGTGGGCACGGCGGATACAAATTTGCGCTGAAAAGCTGAAACCCCGATGCCAAATTCAATGCTTCCTCCATTTCACCTTCATCGAGGCCCAAACTTTGCGATACCCCTCGCACCAATTTACCCACCAGCTCCCGTGCTCTTGCGCAGTATTCCGCTAGGACATCCCTGGGATAACATGCAGCAAATATATAAAAACGGAAAAACCCGATCAATTCTGCAATAAAGATTATATTTACATGCATATATAATCTGTTTAAAGAAAAAATTGTTTTTGTTAAATATCAACTTCTAGCTTTCTCATTTTTGCATATAAAATTGGTCCATATGGATGGATTTGGATATCTTTTAGATCTATGTATTCTAAatctttcaatttttgtttttttactcCCAAAGATTCaatcataatattattttaatttccaTCCAAAATTCACTTTTTCAAATGAAATGTTTCGATCCAAATACAACCTACTATTACTTCTCTTGTTACAAGACATGCAACAACATATTCCCACGCCATAAAATCTACAGATCCTAAAATATATTCTTTTCAAAATGTTTTAGCAACATATACAATATAGAGTAAAACAAGGTTGTAATATTTCAACATTACAAATTTTTGTAATGTTGGACATAAACATTATTGTCACAAAGCTTTTGAGAAAGAAAACATCATTGGACGTACACCAAAGAACCAATTTGGCATTATCAATAAATACTGAAAAATTGAATTTCTTTTTAAACATAGTTAATTATATTACCGAAACACATCTACTTTTTTGACCCTCgacatttttatttgaaataaaaataggTGTCAacctcataattttttttaatgattaatTATTTCTTTATGTAACAATTACCCACTTTTGCGTGTCCATTGTCTTCTTCATGGACCATTATTGTTTCTAAAGTAATTTTTTAAGGTAGAGGTTCAATCATAGCAAGAAGAGACGACACGTTATCtagatttatatttataataaaaaataatattttttacaatATCCATGTGAATATCTAAAAACACAAGATTGATTTTTGTACGTATAGTACCTGAAAGCTTCTGGTTTTTGAGGAGAATGAAAATGGGGATGCACGAACAACTTCAAGTAATCCCTCCAGCAGTGAACCTTCTCCTGAGCAG from the Primulina eburnea isolate SZY01 chromosome 3, ASM2296580v1, whole genome shotgun sequence genome contains:
- the LOC140826950 gene encoding 2-oxoglutarate-dependent dioxygenase 19-like, whose amino-acid sequence is MASSLTCIKKLSESLNLTSNIPSTYVHFKDPVETTALDPQDSIPTIDISLLTSDDPDQRSKAIHDLDKACQEWGFFKAVNHGIPEELLQKMIEISEEFFNLGEEEKPEFDPKNVMEPIRYGTSFNTAQEKVHCWRDYLKLFVHPHFHSPQKPEAFRDVLAEYCARARELVGKLVRGVSQSLGLDEGEMEEALNLASGFQLFSANLYPPCPQPELALGMTPHSDHGLFTILIQNGVGGLQIQHDAVWVSVNAVPGSILVNVADHLEIFSNGKYKSVLHRAVVNNGRTRISIAIANSPSLDTVVSPCPKLVQTDSGRAPAYVPMKYKEYLLTQQSNRLDGKARLEQVKVLDG